The DNA region CCCGCAGAACATGCCCAAGTTCTCCGACCGGCAACTCACCCCGGAGGAGAAGCGCGACATCGTTGCCTACGTCCGCGACTCCGCGGAGGTCAAGACCCCCGGCGGCCTGGGACTGGGCGGCTTCGGACCCACCTCGGAAGGGATGGTGGCCTGGATCGTCGGCATGGTGGCGATCATCGCCGGCGCGCTGTGGATCGGAGCACGGGCATGAGCGACAACCGCGACGACGACGTGAGGGGAACCGACGCGCCCGGACAGCAGGGCGCGCCGGGTCAGCCCTCGGATGCTGAACTGGCGCGCATGACGCGCGAGGAGCTGGTCGAACTCGGCGGCAGACTCGACGGCGTCGAGACGATCTTCAAGGAACCGCGCTGGCCGATACCGGGAACCAAGGCCGAGAAGCGGGCCGAACGGCTGGTGGCCTTCTGGCTACTGCTGGCCGGATTCTTCGGACTGGCTCTGCTGGTGGTCTTCCTGTTCTGGCCCTGGGAGTACCAGCCCGTCGGCTCCGAAGGTGAGTTCATCTACTCGCTGGCCACCCCGCTCTACGGCCTGACTTTCGGTATGTCGATTCTGGCGATCGGCATCGGTGCCGTGCTGTACCAGAAGAAGTTCATCCCCGAGGAGATCTCGGTTCAGGACCGCCACGACGGCCGCTCCCCCGAGCTACACCGCAAGACCATCGCAGCCAACCTCGGCGACGCGCTGGACGGCTCGACGATCAAGCGCCGCAAGCTGATCGGCCTGTCGCTGGGCATCGCGTTCGGTGCGTTCGGCATCGGTTCGGTGGTGGCCTCGATCGGCGGCCTGATCAAGAACCCGTGGAAGCCCGTGGTGCCCACCGCCGAAGGTATGAAGGCCGAGCTGTGGACCTCCGGGTGGACGCCGCGCTACGAGGGAGAGACGATCTATCTGGCCCGCGCCACCGGCCGGCCCGGTAACTCGCCCTATATCAAGATCCGCCCCGAGGACATCGACGCCGGCGGCATGGAGACGGTGTTCCCCTGGCGCGAATCCGATGGTGACGGAACAACTGTCGAATCCGAGCACAAGCTGTTCGACATCTCGATGGGCGTGCGCAACCCGGTGATGTTGATCCGCATCAAGCCCGGCGACATGTCGCGCGTGGTCAAGCGCCGCGGCCAGGAGAGCTTCAACTTCGGTGAACTGTTCGCCTACACCAAGGTCTGCTCGCACCTGGGTTGCCCGTCATCGCTCTACGAGCAGCAGACCTACCGCATCCTGTGCCCGTGCCATCAGTCGCAGTTCGACGCGCTGCACTTCGCCAAGCCGATCTTCGGTCCGGCGGCCCGCGCGCTGGCTCAGCTGCCGATCACGATCGACCAGGACGGCTTTTTGGTCGCCAACGGCGACTTCATCGAACCCGTCGGACCGGCATTCTGGGAGCGGAAGTCATGAGCCCACGTCTAGACGCAGCCGAGATCGCGGCCAAACAGGGCGACGCGATCGACTCGCGGTATCACCCCTCGGCGGCCGTGCGTCGGCAGCTCAACAAGGTCTTCCCGACGCACTGGTCCTTCCTGCTCGGCGAGATCGCGATGTACAGCTTCATCGTGCTGCTCATCACGGGCATCTACCTGACGTTGTTCTTCGACCCGTCGATGGCGCACGTCACCTACGACGGGGTCTACCAGCCGCTCCGCGGTGTCGGCATGTCGCGGGCCTATGAGACCACCCTCGAGATCAGCTTCGAGGTGCGCGGCGGCCTGTTCGCGCGCCAGGTTCACCACTGGGCAGCTCTACTTTTCGCCGCATCGATCATGGTCCACCTTGCCCGCATCTTCTTCACCGGCGCGTTCCGGCGGCCGCGTGAGGCGAACTGGGTGATCGGCTCGCTGCTGCTGATCCTGGCCATGTTCGAGGGCTTCTTCGGTTACTCGCTGCCCGACGACCTGCTGTCAGGCACGGGCCTGCGCGCCGCCTTCTCGGGGATCACGATCGGCATCCCCGTCGTGGGTACCTGGATGCACTGGGCGCTGTTCGGTGGCGACTTCCCTGGGGACATCATCGTCCCCCGGCTCTACGCGCTGCACATCTTGGTCATCCCGGGCATCATCCTGGCCCTGATCGGTGTGCACCTGGCCCTGGTGTGGTTCCAGAAGCACACCCAGTTCCCCGGTCCCGGACGCACCGAGACAAACGTCGTCGGCGTGCGGGTCATGCCGGTCTTCGCCGTGAAGTCCGGCGCCTTCTTCGCCGTCACCGTCGGCGTCCTGGGTTTGATGGGCGGTCTGTTGCAGATCAACCCGGTGTGGAACTTGGGGCCCTACAACCCATCCCAAGTCTCGGCCGGTAGCCAGCCCGACTTCTACATGATGTGGACAGACGGTTTGATCCGGCTCTGGCCGGCGTGGGAGTTCTATCCGTTCGGGCACACCATCGCCCAGGGCAACTGGGTTGCGGTGGCGATGGGGCTGATCTTCATCCTGCTGATCATCTATCCGTTCCTCGAGAAGAAGTTGTCCGGTGACGATGCGCACCACAACCTGTTGCAGCGTCCGCGTGACGCACCGACGCGTACCGCTGTCGGCGCCGCTGCGATCTCGTTCTACATCCTGCTGACCTTCGCGTGCATGAACGACATCATCGCGCTGAAGTTCAACATCTCGTTGAACGCGACGACCTGGATCGGCCGCGTGGCCATGGTGTTGCTGCCCGCGATCGTTTACTACACCACCTACCGGTGGGCGGTCGGTCTGCAGCGCAGCGACCGCGAGGTGCTCGAGCACGGCATCGAGACCGGCATCATCAAGCGGTTGCCGCACGGCGCCTACGTCGAGCTGCACCAGCCGCTCGGACCGGTCGATGAGCACGGTCACCCGATTCCGCTGGAGTACCAGGGCGCTGCCCTGCCCAAGCGGATGAACAAGCTGGGCTCCAGCGGCGCACCGGGTTCGGGCAGTTTCCTCTACGGGGATCCGCTCTCCGAGCACGAGGCGATCACCGAGGCGTCGCATGCCTCCGAGCGCAAGGCCATCGCGGCATTGCGCGAGGTGCAGGAACGCAACACCTCAGGGAACGGCTCGTCCGGTAACGGATCTTCCGGCAACGGGCATCACTGACACCCGAGTAACCAAGCCCGACAAGCTGATCCGTCTCGGCCGACCGGCCGGGGCGGATCAGCTTTTTGCGTGACTGCCGGATGACACCCGGACGGTCCCATCAGCGGGCGGTCACCTCGGACGGGGCCCGCAACACCTCGCCCACCGAACGTGCGCCCAGGGCGGGGACAACGCGAGATCACCACCGCCGACGCACAACCGGTGCCGACCGCCCGCCATCAGCGCACAACCAGCGGGGCGCTCAGGACTCCAGTGTGGCGCCGAGCTCGCGCACGAAGTACCACGGGATGGCCACCATCGCGACGGTGACCACACCGGCGAAGGCGTAGAGCACCCACGCCACCGTGTCGTTGCCGACGGCCAACAGGTAGGTCGACACCCCGATCAGCAGGACGGCGACGCCCATCGCACCGACCAACGACGTCGCACACCGAAACCAGATTTGGTCGATGTACGGAGACGACGGTGCGGCTGAGGTGACGGACGGTTCGGCAGCCTCCGCGCTTGGTGCTGCCGCGGCCGGCGCGACCCGCAGTTTCTCTGTCGCCGCGTCGGCGCCTCGGACGGGCTCACCGACCGGCTCGGCGACCGGTTGCGGTGCCGCCCGCTCGGGCCGCTGCTCGGCGGTCCGCCGG from Mycobacterium sp. SMC-4 includes:
- a CDS encoding ubiquinol-cytochrome c reductase iron-sulfur subunit is translated as MSDNRDDDVRGTDAPGQQGAPGQPSDAELARMTREELVELGGRLDGVETIFKEPRWPIPGTKAEKRAERLVAFWLLLAGFFGLALLVVFLFWPWEYQPVGSEGEFIYSLATPLYGLTFGMSILAIGIGAVLYQKKFIPEEISVQDRHDGRSPELHRKTIAANLGDALDGSTIKRRKLIGLSLGIAFGAFGIGSVVASIGGLIKNPWKPVVPTAEGMKAELWTSGWTPRYEGETIYLARATGRPGNSPYIKIRPEDIDAGGMETVFPWRESDGDGTTVESEHKLFDISMGVRNPVMLIRIKPGDMSRVVKRRGQESFNFGELFAYTKVCSHLGCPSSLYEQQTYRILCPCHQSQFDALHFAKPIFGPAARALAQLPITIDQDGFLVANGDFIEPVGPAFWERKS
- a CDS encoding cytochrome bc complex cytochrome b subunit, whose product is MSPRLDAAEIAAKQGDAIDSRYHPSAAVRRQLNKVFPTHWSFLLGEIAMYSFIVLLITGIYLTLFFDPSMAHVTYDGVYQPLRGVGMSRAYETTLEISFEVRGGLFARQVHHWAALLFAASIMVHLARIFFTGAFRRPREANWVIGSLLLILAMFEGFFGYSLPDDLLSGTGLRAAFSGITIGIPVVGTWMHWALFGGDFPGDIIVPRLYALHILVIPGIILALIGVHLALVWFQKHTQFPGPGRTETNVVGVRVMPVFAVKSGAFFAVTVGVLGLMGGLLQINPVWNLGPYNPSQVSAGSQPDFYMMWTDGLIRLWPAWEFYPFGHTIAQGNWVAVAMGLIFILLIIYPFLEKKLSGDDAHHNLLQRPRDAPTRTAVGAAAISFYILLTFACMNDIIALKFNISLNATTWIGRVAMVLLPAIVYYTTYRWAVGLQRSDREVLEHGIETGIIKRLPHGAYVELHQPLGPVDEHGHPIPLEYQGAALPKRMNKLGSSGAPGSGSFLYGDPLSEHEAITEASHASERKAIAALREVQERNTSGNGSSGNGSSGNGHH
- a CDS encoding DUF2561 family protein, with amino-acid sequence MTDLTDSATRSRPTFDPFSLERNDRLLLAGCAVAWLAALGAAVAAVVALIDLGRGHVDTGGGGTPWVLYVIIAVSAAVIVAAVPLLLRARRTAEQRPERAAPQPVAEPVGEPVRGADAATEKLRVAPAAAAPSAEAAEPSVTSAAPSSPYIDQIWFRCATSLVGAMGVAVLLIGVSTYLLAVGNDTVAWVLYAFAGVVTVAMVAIPWYFVRELGATLES